The bacterium genomic interval CGGACACCCGCTCCGAGCAGGGGCATGATCTCATCGAAAATGTCGGGGCGCGGGCTCTGCCCAATCGTGACCGCGGCCACGACGCCCGTGCTAGAAGACATGGCGCACGACCTCCTTTCCGACGGTGCGCTCCACGTCCATGAACAGATCGGGATCCCGCATACCCGCGCCCAGGATCAGGCGCTGCCGTGGGACCACCAGAACGGCCACGCGCATCCCCGCCGCCACCTCGGCCGTGGCCAGCGGCGTACCGTCATCGGGGTGCATGGTGGTTATCAGATCGGGGAAGGTGGCCCTGCGTTCCCCGTCGGTCTCCAGGGTCATGTACTCGTTCCAGAAGGTCAGCTCGTGCAGGCCGCGCCCACCACGTATAGAAACCGTTCCCACATCGTATCCGCCCGCGACCTCTAGCCGCACGCTCTCGACCGTGCCCTCATCCACAACCTGTCCACCCAGGGCCTCGGCAGCGGCCTCCACAACGGCCTCACCCCCGCGGGGATGCGCAGCCAGCATGGCTTCGCCCGTGGCGATCGCCTGCCGGATCGCGCCGGGCGCGGCATGGTCGCGGACATACGAGAGCGGCACAGGGTCGCGCGCCACCGCCACCGTACCGCCTGCCTCGATGGAAGCGGTGCGGATCAAGAACGCCGCCCGCCTGATCGCTCCAGCAGCGTAGACCTCTATGTAGCGCCCGGCAGCAGGGTTGCCGCCGGCGGCAACCTGGTGGGATG includes:
- a CDS encoding DUF917 family protein, coding for SHQVAAGGNPAAGRYIEVYAAGAIRRAAFLIRTASIEAGGTVAVARDPVPLSYVRDHAAPGAIRQAIATGEAMLAAHPRGGEAVVEAAAEALGGQVVDEGTVESVRLEVAGGYDVGTVSIRGGRGLHELTFWNEYMTLETDGERRATFPDLITTMHPDDGTPLATAEVAAGMRVAVLVVPRQRLILGAGMRDPDLFMDVERTVGKEVVRHVF